CTCATTATGGAACATTAGCAACAGTCCTTGctttactgttcttttttttttcaccttgaTTCCCAACCTTCACTATATCTCTCTTATGTCTGTTTTAACCTGATTCCCAGGCCCAGCACACGTCAGGCTGGTGGGGGGCAGTGACAGGTGCAATGGGAGAGTGGAGGTGTATCATTCGGGAGTGTGGGGGACGGTGTGTGACCACGCATGGAATGTGGACACCGCTCAGGTGGTCTGCAGGGAGCTGGGCTGTGGACATGCCTTATTAGCCCCTGGAGCTGCCACCTTTGGGCAAGGCACGGGCCACATTTGGCTGGATGACGTTTCGTGCACTGGCTCAGAGACCTCACTGCTGCAGTGTGGAAACAGGGGCTTTGGAGTCCATAACTGTGCCCACAGTGATGATGCTGGAGCGGTCTGTTCAGGTATGTTTTCATCAATCCATTTCTAAATGTTATTGTGACATTTTATAATCAtctatttatttccttttttataataGGTGAGTGCAAATGTCTTCAAAATTAAGGGAATTGATTGATTTATTGTTTATGAGCTCAACAAGAGCTTCAGTTTGGATATGCATAAGTATGTCAGAGGCAATTGTTTAAACCAGagtcaaatgaaaataaaactaggCAGTAAAATTGTAAACCATGTGAAACAGTAAAACTGTGTGAAGCATAGTCACTATTTTGCTGAGAGTAACTTCTTTCTTTCAATTTCTAGGAGCATGAATTAAATGCTGGTATCCAAACATTCTATAGGTCTGCATAGTAAGTATAAGATACAACATAATTTAAACACTAGAACTAAATAATCACTTATACAAGTTGTGAAAGTGTATTTTAACTCATAACAACTGCAGATGGGAAGAACATTAATCTTTACATTTCCTCCTCATTACATTAGATATGCTTATTACAAAAAGCATAATGgcacaatattgtaatcagATTTAAATGATTGCTTAGATAAATCTGTtatattatgtttattattattatgttttatttaaacatttttattttataaagtaatATAACCGGCATTTTTTCTGCTTACCTTTTAGATCAAAGAAGCTGACTTACTGAAATCAGAAACCTTCATGTCCTTCATTAGTTATAGAAAATGCAATGgacatttttaatggaaaagaTTTCCCTTAAATATAGAGTAAAGTAAATTGTAGCTGAGAAAAAAGTTCtgaatatcatgtttttttttctttcctgtccTGAGAAATGGACAAACAGCATTTATTCTTTAGAAGCCATCTAGTAAtctttttattgtctttttaagTATTTTCTCTTAAAAACCTACATTAAACTTGATTCTAAAGCATCAACATGaattttaaagttgttttcaGATAAAAATGCACACTTACACATCTGATAGATGGGTCACTGTCTGAATGTGGAAGTGAATCATTAAAGTTTACCTGAAATGAAATTTAATCAATATGCAGTACATATGGACCATTAAAGAGAATATTTTGTAATGTGACACAAAGAAGTTACAAAAAAAGTGGACCTGAActtgtttattcttttttgGAAAGTCACAATTCTATTTAGTAAAAGTCATTTAATGCTTAGAATACCTGAACAGTCCAGAGGATATGCTCTCTACAGCATGTTAGTATTTACTACACAGACAAACAGAAATCTGTGTTCTGAAACTGGTGAGCTGGATCAGTTACTGCAGCCCCTGAATCAAGCAGTCACCATACTTGCACTGTATGTACATTTATGCCATATTAACATACAGGCCCAAGGAGAACATCAACAAATGATGACACTGTACCTTTACAAGAAGGAAATTCCAAACAGCTCACAAACATCAGGTGTATATAATCCACCAGTACCCGTGTTAAAGGTGCAtccctaaatacagtgttttgaAGTAGATGAAACAGAAGAAGCAGTTAGCAGTAGAAGACGCAATGTTTCAGCTTATTAATGCTTTACATAGAGGAAACAACCACAATCCCCTAAAGTATTGATTTACTGTCATGTAACACAAAGTCATCAATGGACAAAGACATCTCATTAGTGCTTGTGAGAGAGATACCTGTACCTAATGATGCTGCAAGGCCTGCAACAAGGTTGCTACTGTACAAGCTATGTTCCAGGTTGATGCTGAACATAACAACCCTACTCAACAGTGAATGACGATGTTGAACATAACAACCCAACTCATTGATGCGTTCAACTGAATTCCTATTGGCTGATCCTGCAGGCCAATCTAACAGGAATGCCTGCTGTGTAACCCTGGCCGTGTGAGATGGGCAGGACTACCCTGCAGAGCAACACATTCTGAATGGAACTCACTAATTTTACCACAAAATGACTACCTCTCCCCGAAACTGATCCCTTTCAAGAGTAGTTTTGGACAAATTGTTTCCCCTCTTACTGACAGAGACATGCAAAGCTCGGATAAAAAACTATGACTTGCCAAACAAAAATCGATGTTGGTGAAGCAGGAGATTACTTATTTGTCAGTACTGATTGATACTGCCAACAAAGCTGAAAACCAAAGCCTGCCAGACATCTTTGGGTAGAAGGCATTTCTCATGCATCCCTATTGAGAGACTTTAATGACCCAGTTTCTATAGCTTGAGTAAGAATGCAATAAAgtccatttttaattaaaatgattgtttttattgtttccgGTCAAGTAAATGTAAGGTTTGAGTCACAAAGTGAAGACACTGCTCAAAAGTGTAAATGATccctaaaagtaatataaaatcaATGACATCCTGGGATCCAACAGATGTTCCAGTGGACATGATTACCACAGGAGCCCACACTGTGAGTTAACTACTACTAAATGTCACGTTGTTAATTGTAATAATTATTCTTACTTTGTTGTGGCTCTTAAAAGTATATCCTAGATTTGCTGGGTGATTCGACTGGGAGGGGATATGTTTTGTTGATAAGGATCCTGTTCACCCTTTTGTTTCGTGTAGACCTTTGAACTGAACTTTGCAACCactgtaaaatacaaatctCATTTACATTTAACTTCCTGCTTTTCTCAACTCAGGAGAGCCTTTGTTTACGTACTGCTACAGTATAGACACATAATACCAAACCAGGATTTTGAATGAGTTTTTCGGTTGTTGCGTCACTCCTCAGACTCCCTGTctatttttcatttcagctcGTGTGTTTGTGTCCCTCTAACGATGAAATTGCAGCCCTCGGAGCTAGACACTGTCTTGGACACCATTTCTAAATCTTTTGAAATCTGACTGCACACAACAAAACCGCTCGCATATCGCCTGATCTTAAGGTAAGGTTTATTCGTGTTTTTTTCTACCACTTATACATTATATTCATTGTGAATGTTGCCTCTATGTAAATTACCAGTATAAAACTAAGGCAATGCAGGGAAAGATTTCACTGATTTCTTAATCGGGTGTATGTAACGACTGCACATTTTCTTAGTTTTAGACTGTCTTTCACAtaatctgtattttaaaaagatcaTACTGATAAAGCTTCACATTTATTACTGCAGTGTTGTTGTCATTCGTGTTTAACTGCTAGAAGTCGATAAAGCGGTTAATCACTGAAAAACCAAAGTCGTGTAGTGCTTGTCGGGACCGTTTTATTCATTCGAAAATGTCGTTATTTAATTATTCCTATACACGTTGGCAATGTGGTAAAAACTGacaaagctattttttttctcttggaaatataaaaaaatcacagcctTTTTTTACAGTCATGCAGATTCGGGAAAACGAAACTTAAAGGCCGCTTCATTTTCACCATTTTGAGGAAGGGAAAGCGAGAACGCTACAATAATCATTCTAAATGAGCTTTATttgaatttatattatatatatatataaactagGAACGTATAGGGTGATGTAATTAGCTATAAAAGGCGGATAGTTGAATTATTTAGCGATTGTTCGGACGGACAGATTGAGGGCAACACCCTTTTAGAGGAAAGTGTGTGTGGGGTGCTAATGCCAAAAATGAGAGGGGTGGAGGGTTTTATGCAACTTGCAAACTTGTAAATCTCCCAGGAAGCGAAACTCAGATTCTCTACCCGCATTCCAGAATTGAGAACTGTACTCTGCGCTCTTCCTCTCCCTAGAGATGCTTCTCTTGCAGTCTCCTTAGTGGCGAACCAGTTTTGGCTTACTTAAGTTTACTCGTCGCACTGTCAAGATAGGGTTGTCCggtttgtattattttcttaacCGGATAATGACTAGGTCGCAACCTTTTCACGGTCCAAGATGCTTTCACTGGAGTTAGTGAAGAAGTAACTGGAGACACTGAGTAGTCCGTACGGAATTACATTCCCATAGTGCACCCTTAAcgtgaaatatactgtaaaacattttacGAAGAAATCTCTAATCACACCTGTTTTCTCGAGCTTGGTTAGTgtggattattatttttttacaggctACAAGTAACAGGGGGTAGTGCTTCCGACCTACAATATGTTACATtggacttactgtatattgtgacaGCTACTGTATAGGTGTATAAGTGTCTCTAAGAGTCCATATAAAGTGTGTGACACCCGGCAAAAATATTtagtgaaatataaaataattatgttttaCTAGAAAGATTAACAATCCATGTTATCACTTATCATTTCCCCATGGAGGTGGTCTTCCCATTTTTTAGTGTTAAATCCCCATTTGATCCCTTGcacaaatgttttcttctgTGCAATATTTTCCAGTGTTTGTTTCAGAAACAAATATTCTGTATTATAAGTGATGAACAAGGGATCGTCTTATGTAAATATACTCAATCGCCCTCTTGATTTTGCAGAattaccagaaatagcaaattgcTTGTTATTCTTTTTAGTAACCACAATAGATCTTTTTCTTCTCACGTAACACAGATATGCTCTATTTCAGTTCTCCTGGGAAAGGACTTTGAGACTAAGTGAGGAGGATGATCCAAGGAATGTATTAATAGTTCAATAGTAAGtgttcataaaataaatatataaatgacttctatatgtatttttcatttacagtaccatTGATTTGGTGTTGCAGATATATTCTTAAAGTAATACAGGGTAATGAAAAactatttagaaaacaaaatagaaaaccCAGTGGCTTTAGTACTAAATTATGTCCTGTGATGTACTGGTGTATACTTGCACCAGGTGCTTGCCGGGATCAGATCCAGCTCCCCCTTTTTTGGAGctaagaggttagaaaatggatggatggatagtaCTAATGTTAttactatattttattttgtaggcTGGATTACTTTGCTGAAGCAGTATGAGCTCCTTGTCTGACCTGCCTGACAGGATTGAAGACTGGAGCAGAGAAGATGTCCACCGGTGGTTGGTTGGTGTCCTTAATGTTGATAGCAGATGGGCAGACAAATTCTATGAAGAGGAGGTCTCGGGGTTAGAActtgtttattttcaaaagcaaGACTTGCTGGATTTGCATATAAAACATGGGCCTGCTGTTAGAATTATAAACAACCTAGAGGAActtaaaaaagcaaagcaacCATCACAGGACCAGAAATACCTTGAGGAACATGAGAAAGCAAGTCAACCACCACAGGTGCAGAAGAACCTGAAGGAACTTCAAAATGCAAAGGAACCATTACAGGAACAGAAGAACCTGGAGGAACTTGATAAAGCAAAGCAACCATCACAGGTGCAGAAGAACCTGGGGGAACTTCAAAATGCAAAGCAACCATCACAGGAGCAGAAAAACCTTGAGGAACATCAGAAAGCAAAGCAACCATCACAGGAGCAGGAGAACCTGGAGGAACTTGAGAAAGCAAAGCAACTATCACAGAACCTGAAGGTACTTCAAAATGCAAAGCAACCATCACAGGAGCAGAATAACCTTGAGGAACATCAGAAAGCAAAGCAACCATCACAGAACCTGAAGGAACTTCAAAATGCAAAGCAACCATCAGAGAAGCAGAagaacctggaggaacttcaaaATGCAAAGCAACCTTCACAGGAGCAGAATAATCTACAGAAACATCAAAAAGCAAAGCGACGGaaagcaggaaagcagaagaACCAGGAGAAACTTCAAGAAGTAAATCAACTGTCACAAGATGAGAATACTAAACATAACACATCTGAAAAGGTGGCAAACCAAAGTACACAAAACACATCAGAAACTGTAAATGAATCAGCcagtgcaaataaaaaatgtgcagaagAAAAGAGGAATCCAGAAGGTAACAAAACAAGTCCAGGGATAAAAGCAGATATAGAGCTCAGTGAACAAAAATCAGCTGACCTCAAACTGAAAGCAACTACAAATGAAAACGGCAATGACAATAAAGAAGCAAAGGGTTTGTTGCATGCTCAAAAGCAATCTGAATCTAAGGCTGAAAGTAGCCCAAAGTATCCTCAGCAGAAAAATACATGTTCCTTCTACCTTTTTGACTCTCAACATCAGACTAAAAGATACATACAGAATTACATTTTATCTCCAGAGACAGGGCCAGGCAATCGTATTGAACCAGTTCATGAGTACAAACTGCTAGGAAACGTGgaaaatgcatcagaaacagATATTCTTAAGAAGTTCAGTAATGAAGTCTTTCGTTTTTCAGCAGCATGCATGAATTCACGCACAAATGGAACCATTCATTTTGGTGTGGGAGACAGGCCTCACTTCCACGATGGAGAAATTATTGGAATTGATGTCAAAGACAGAAACAAATATGTTGATATCTTGAATAAAAGTGTGCAAAACTACTTTGGAGAGAATGCTGAAGATGCCAAGATGTGTATTAGACAACCCCGATTTGTTCAAGTTTTATCTCCTGATAACACTTTATTAAACAAGTATGTCATAGAAGTAGATGTTGTACCAAGTTATTCTGTATGCAAAGGAAAGGAGTATTACATCAACATGATGCTCCTTGAAGACAATCGATGGATGAAGAGTAAGGAGATATATTTGTTTGTGCGGGATGGAGCTAGTAGCAAAGATCTAATGGGAAACAGGAACCAAAAAGAAATGAAGCTTGAGCTGAAAAAGTTTAGTGACAGTATCAAGGGTTTAGATTTACTGCGGAAATCTATGGAAAGCAAGACTTCACAAATGAAAAGACCAAGCAATCAAGGAGAGAAACTTAAGCACTTGATAACATGTGGAAAGGGAACACTTGACAACTATAATGAGTACATTATTGTCATAAACAAGAGTCACCCCGAGCAGCTGGAACACCTCCAGTTCCTCAgtgatttgaaaatatttacgGTACTTGAATTTGACCCAGACTCTGCAGTCAATGGTGTCTGCAACTTTTACAGGAAGTCCAGAATTGCAAACCTGCATTCCCCTGCAGATTTCAAGAGCACTGAATCAGAATCTACAAAAATTGTGAAACTGAATTTGTATAAGCAGACAAGTTGGTTATTTTGTAATGGGAGAGGAGATCTTGAAAGTGAAACAGACAGACCCCTCAGACCTGGAGAATGGTTAACACAGAGAGCCAAAGATGTCCAAGATgcaattttgtttctgtgtaaCCCTGATGTGCTGCAAATAGGAAGATACCAAGTAGTGTTCCTTTTGCTTTCTGCAGTGGAGTCCATGACTGACCCTGTTCTTGAAACATTCTTAACATTCTACAAAAATTTAGGAGGAGCTCAAAACATTTTGTGCATCTGTGAATCTGAAAACACATTCCTACAATGGAAAGACTTTGTTCAAACAAGATGTGACACTGATATTActaggcactgtatatatgagTTAAACTTAAGTGAAATCAATGGAACAATAAGCAAACTCAGACCACTAAATGAAACATCTTGCAGATTTTTGCCTTCTTCAGGATCAAGTTCAGTAGTTTTTGAAAAGAAGGTTGAAGATCTCATGACAGCTTTAGCAGTTCTGTGtgaaaatgaatgtgaaaaCACAGACATTGAAAAGAGTGAGGAGTTCAAGAGCTTTAGAAGTAAAATAGAGGAAGATTTCTACAGAGGAGGCAAAGTAACTTGGTGGAACTTTTACTTTTCCGAAAAACCACATTCTTTGCCTTTTATCAAAAGAGACAAGTTTGAAGCCCTGAAAAATAATCTAACCTCTTTGGCCAGTTCTTCTACAAGTATGTGTGTGATTCAGAATTTGTTTCATCACCCAGGATGTGGGGGATCCACTTTAGCTATGCATGTGCTGTGGAGTTTGAGAAAAGAATTCAGATGTgctgtgttaaaaaataaaacagttccaAACATAGAAGTCGCTAGCCAGGTCAAGCACTTGCTGATGCTTAGGAAGAGTAAAGGATCTAACTATACACCTGTGCTTCTTTTAATAGATGATTCAGAAGGAACAGAAGACGCTCAAGATTTGCAGAAATGCATTAGAAAAGCAATTGATGAGGTGTCAGCTGAACAGGAAAGGCCATCAGTAATCCTTTTAAACTGTGTGAGATCGCAAGATCCAAGAGAAAGCTGCAGTGGCAGTGTCAatgaaagtatatatatatccaaTTCACTTTCTCAAAGAGAGCAAGAGTTCTTTGAGATGAAACTAGGTGAACTTGCAGAAAATCATGAAAAACCTGAAACATTCTATGCCTTTATGATTCTGAAGGCCAACTTTAGCATTGAATACATTGAAAATGTGGTCAGCAACACTCTGAAGGACCTGGATATCTCAAGCAAACAAGCACAACTCATTTCATTCTTAGCTTTGCTTAATGCTTATGATAATGACTCCTCAATATCTGTGTCCTTCTGTGAAGATTTTTtaggaataaaaaatacactgcGGGGAAAGGTAGCATTAGAAGACAGAATGGCTCCTTATTCAACTCTGTTAATTCTTTTTCGTGTTGAGGAGCATGGCACGTACCAGGCTGTGAAAATTCTACATCATATGATTGCCACTCAGTGCCTCGAGCAGCTAACCAAAAAATACAATGTGAAGAAAAGTGAAATCATCACAAACTTTCTTcactgtgatttgttttttaaaactggaaTGGGAAAAGACAACCTTGCGCAAAGtgtcaaaagcattttaatcaCAAGGCAACGCAGGACAGAGAGCGATGACAAACACACAAGGTTTTCTCCTTTAATTGAGAAAATGAAAGACGAAGAAGGAACAGACCAAATTAGCGAGGTTTTGGTGAAAGCAGCACACAGGTTTGATAAAAGTTACGCGATCCCACAAGCAATGGCAAGACACCTGTACCTGAACAAGAAGGACTTTGAATCAGCCTTACACTGGGCAAAAATTGCCCGAACTAAAAAGGAAAGTTCCTATATCGTTGACACCATAGGACAAGTCTTCAAAACTGATCTGAGACATAAGATTGAGTTCGCTAAAACGCATAAGAAAAATCTCACTCCAGCAGATTTGGAAACCTACCTTAATTTAGCACATGAAGCAACAAAAGCCTTTCAGAAAGCTCAAGACCTGGCGAAGACTGATGATGTGCCAGACTTTGAagatctttacacaaagaggaaACGGACTACTTACAATACTTCTGGTTACATTGGCGAAGTGGATATTGCTATGATAGTCTGTGATATTCTCAGTGAAGTACCATTCTTCCATGTAAATGATCCAATGTGTCACATCCACATGTTAAAATTCCTCAAAGGCAGCATGCCACTCGGCAATATTCGCGGTATTCATGATGAATTGAGTGACAGATTCCTGGAAGTGCTCAAGAAATATGAAGGATTCCTTGTGAACCTAAAGCCAAGAGTTAAACAAGCTTTTGAATTTTTCGAGAACTACTTTGTACACCTGAAAGACAGGAATGTTGATAGAGAAATGGAAAGCAGGACCAAGAAGAAAATTTCGGAAAGCTTTAAGA
This genomic window from Lepisosteus oculatus isolate fLepOcu1 chromosome 2, fLepOcu1.hap2, whole genome shotgun sequence contains:
- the LOC102685581 gene encoding sterile alpha motif domain-containing protein 9-like; translated protein: MSSLSDLPDRIEDWSREDVHRWLVGVLNVDSRWADKFYEEEVSGLELVYFQKQDLLDLHIKHGPAVRIINNLEELKKAKQPSQDQKYLEEHEKASQPPQVQKNLKELQNAKEPLQEQKNLEELDKAKQPSQVQKNLGELQNAKQPSQEQKNLEEHQKAKQPSQEQENLEELEKAKQLSQNLKVLQNAKQPSQEQNNLEEHQKAKQPSQNLKELQNAKQPSEKQKNLEELQNAKQPSQEQNNLQKHQKAKRRKAGKQKNQEKLQEVNQLSQDENTKHNTSEKVANQSTQNTSETVNESASANKKCAEEKRNPEGNKTSPGIKADIELSEQKSADLKLKATTNENGNDNKEAKGLLHAQKQSESKAESSPKYPQQKNTCSFYLFDSQHQTKRYIQNYILSPETGPGNRIEPVHEYKLLGNVENASETDILKKFSNEVFRFSAACMNSRTNGTIHFGVGDRPHFHDGEIIGIDVKDRNKYVDILNKSVQNYFGENAEDAKMCIRQPRFVQVLSPDNTLLNKYVIEVDVVPSYSVCKGKEYYINMMLLEDNRWMKSKEIYLFVRDGASSKDLMGNRNQKEMKLELKKFSDSIKGLDLLRKSMESKTSQMKRPSNQGEKLKHLITCGKGTLDNYNEYIIVINKSHPEQLEHLQFLSDLKIFTVLEFDPDSAVNGVCNFYRKSRIANLHSPADFKSTESESTKIVKLNLYKQTSWLFCNGRGDLESETDRPLRPGEWLTQRAKDVQDAILFLCNPDVLQIGRYQVVFLLLSAVESMTDPVLETFLTFYKNLGGAQNILCICESENTFLQWKDFVQTRCDTDITRHCIYELNLSEINGTISKLRPLNETSCRFLPSSGSSSVVFEKKVEDLMTALAVLCENECENTDIEKSEEFKSFRSKIEEDFYRGGKVTWWNFYFSEKPHSLPFIKRDKFEALKNNLTSLASSSTSMCVIQNLFHHPGCGGSTLAMHVLWSLRKEFRCAVLKNKTVPNIEVASQVKHLLMLRKSKGSNYTPVLLLIDDSEGTEDAQDLQKCIRKAIDEVSAEQERPSVILLNCVRSQDPRESCSGSVNESIYISNSLSQREQEFFEMKLGELAENHEKPETFYAFMILKANFSIEYIENVVSNTLKDLDISSKQAQLISFLALLNAYDNDSSISVSFCEDFLGIKNTLRGKVALEDRMAPYSTLLILFRVEEHGTYQAVKILHHMIATQCLEQLTKKYNVKKSEIITNFLHCDLFFKTGMGKDNLAQSVKSILITRQRRTESDDKHTRFSPLIEKMKDEEGTDQISEVLVKAAHRFDKSYAIPQAMARHLYLNKKDFESALHWAKIARTKKESSYIVDTIGQVFKTDLRHKIEFAKTHKKNLTPADLETYLNLAHEATKAFQKAQDLAKTDDVPDFEDLYTKRKRTTYNTSGYIGEVDIAMIVCDILSEVPFFHVNDPMCHIHMLKFLKGSMPLGNIRGIHDELSDRFLEVLKKYEGFLVNLKPRVKQAFEFFENYFVHLKDRNVDREMESRTKKKISESFKKYVSLFCTSDIEKHSERISKPKLSLQQDIEEKKIFLEQHKADCFSGLLHCTDKESAEIMQEITKSYKFIYENSSTKTVRDQTNYILANINLKCKTSAQDKKNKLYIELSKILKSLLQDIGTQHAFPEPYYLALLLFWPEKDSVEDNCKNISTYVMSLNKSFKRQYSHMLSTKSTIAHFYLGKGSGLNRLVHKTKIDQCLGFGEKLNSLWKSGAVWKEKSVQDLLLRVNGTTEQGQVYIQYGSIKIPVRAAYLGGIRSGYSKEKVSFYLGFSIDGPIACDIESKSYS